A stretch of Cicer arietinum cultivar CDC Frontier isolate Library 1 chromosome 5, Cicar.CDCFrontier_v2.0, whole genome shotgun sequence DNA encodes these proteins:
- the LOC101489310 gene encoding uncharacterized protein: MNSAAIDSIEENGQGSDSDTNSDDTPEYYQPISAVDDDGSSDGEHGMEFQQLPNGYRVHSGSENGISMLDLNDGVEQKSSDEEEEEERSREEFEDEIRRALREDENRRNAPLTAENATRVMEAMRDVSFVGEVPQWVSQVSEDRWIDQIRRRRQSPNT; the protein is encoded by the exons ATGAATAGTGCCGCCATTGATTCAATCGAAG AAAACGGACAAGGAAGCGATTCGGATACGAACTCGGACGACACGCCTGAATACTACCAGCCGATATCCGCGGTCGACGACGATGGAAGCTCGGATGGAGAACACGGCATGGAGTTCCAGCAACTTCCGAACGGGTACCGTGTGCACAGTGGATCGGAGAACGGGATCTCGATGCTGGATCTAAACGACGGCGTAGAGCAGAAGAGCAGCGATGAGGAAGAAGAGGAGGAAAGAAGCAGAGAGGAATTTGAAGATGAGATTCGGAGAGCGTTAAGGGAAGATGAGAATCGAAGGAACGCGCCGTTGACGGCGGAGAACGCGACGAGGGTGATGGAAGCGATGCGTGACGTGTCGTTTGTTGGAGAGGTTCCTCAATGGGTTTCACAAGTTTCTGAGGATCGTTGGATTGATCAAATTCGCAGACGGAGACAATCACCAAACACTTGA